A genome region from Chryseobacterium sp. G0186 includes the following:
- the ureB gene encoding urease subunit beta, with amino-acid sequence MIPGEIFVKEGTIICNEGRETVKIKVTNTGDRPIQVGSHFHFFEVNKAMSFDREKAFGKRLNIVASTAVRFEPGEEKEVELVEIGGTKKAMGFNNLVDGQVDSEDQKKASLAKVEELNFKNH; translated from the coding sequence ATGATACCAGGAGAAATTTTTGTAAAAGAAGGGACAATTATCTGCAACGAGGGCAGAGAAACTGTAAAAATAAAAGTAACAAACACTGGAGACCGTCCTATTCAGGTTGGTTCACACTTTCACTTTTTTGAAGTCAATAAGGCAATGAGTTTTGACCGTGAGAAAGCCTTTGGAAAGAGACTGAATATTGTAGCAAGTACTGCAGTTCGTTTCGAACCAGGAGAAGAAAAGGAAGTGGAGCTGGTAGAAATAGGAGGAACCAAAAAAGCAATGGGCTTCAATAACCTTGTTGACGGACAGGTAGATTCTGAAGATCAGAAAAAAGCAAGCCTTGCAAAAGTTGAAGAGTTAAACTTTAAAAATCACTAA
- the ureA gene encoding urease subunit gamma: MHLTPRETEKLMLFLAGELALKRKARGLKLNYPESIALISHFLLEGARDGKRVAELMQEGANLLTKDDVMPGVAEMIHDVQIEATFPDGTKLVTVHNPIR; this comes from the coding sequence ATGCACTTAACACCGAGAGAAACGGAGAAGCTTATGCTATTTCTGGCAGGAGAGCTTGCTCTAAAAAGAAAGGCGAGAGGCCTTAAACTCAACTATCCAGAATCAATAGCATTAATCAGTCATTTTTTGCTTGAAGGCGCAAGAGATGGAAAAAGGGTAGCCGAACTGATGCAGGAGGGCGCCAATCTTCTTACTAAGGATGATGTGATGCCGGGCGTGGCAGAAATGATCCATGATGTTCAGATTGAAGCCACTTTTCCAGATGGAACGAAGCTGGTAACCGTACATAACCCAATCCGTTAA
- the pruA gene encoding L-glutamate gamma-semialdehyde dehydrogenase, translating into MSKAISQVPLAVNEPVNSYEPGSPEVKSLINMYKKMWSEKVEIPMIINGKEVKTDEKVQLQSPQDHAHDFGFYYKGGMQHVDDAINAALAAKKEWNELGWEQRAAIFLKAADLLAGPYRDVINAATMIGQSKNVHQAEIDAACEFIDFLRFNVEFMTEMYSEQPVSDNGIWNRVEYRPLEGFCFAVTPFNFTAISGNLPTCMAMLGNVVVWKPSDKQVYSAKVIMDVLTEAGLPAGVINMIFTDGKETAEKVLAHRDFAGLHFTGSTKVFQGMWKMIGDNIHNYRTYPRIVGETGGKDFVIAHPSANVEAVATALVRGAFEYQGQKCSAASRAYVPKSLWADVKKVMEAQMSTIKVGTPEDTSNFVNAVIDKNSFEKCKGYIDRANASGEATVAIGGKVDDSKGWFVHPTVIETTNPQYESMVEEIFGPILSVFVYEDQDWKETLTLVDSSSPYSLTGSVFSQDRYAINEAYKALENASGNFYINDKPTGAVVGQQPFGGGRASGTNDKAGSKMNLLRWTSVRSVKETFVSPKDYKYPYLG; encoded by the coding sequence ATGTCAAAAGCAATTTCTCAAGTACCATTAGCGGTAAATGAGCCGGTAAATTCATATGAACCGGGATCTCCAGAAGTTAAAAGCCTTATCAACATGTATAAGAAAATGTGGTCTGAAAAGGTTGAAATTCCAATGATCATCAACGGAAAGGAAGTGAAAACTGACGAAAAAGTACAGCTTCAGTCTCCACAGGATCATGCTCATGACTTCGGATTTTACTACAAAGGTGGTATGCAGCATGTGGATGACGCTATCAACGCGGCATTGGCAGCTAAAAAAGAATGGAACGAGCTAGGTTGGGAACAACGTGCAGCTATTTTCTTAAAGGCAGCTGATCTGTTGGCAGGTCCTTACAGAGATGTGATTAATGCAGCAACAATGATTGGGCAGTCTAAGAACGTACACCAGGCTGAAATTGATGCTGCTTGTGAGTTCATCGACTTCTTAAGATTCAACGTAGAGTTCATGACAGAAATGTATTCTGAGCAACCGGTTTCTGACAACGGAATCTGGAACCGCGTAGAATACAGACCATTAGAAGGATTCTGTTTTGCAGTAACTCCATTCAACTTTACGGCTATTTCAGGAAACCTTCCTACTTGTATGGCAATGCTAGGAAATGTAGTGGTTTGGAAGCCTTCTGATAAGCAGGTTTATTCTGCAAAAGTAATTATGGATGTATTAACTGAAGCGGGTCTTCCTGCAGGGGTAATCAACATGATCTTTACAGATGGAAAAGAAACTGCTGAGAAAGTATTGGCACACCGTGATTTTGCGGGTCTTCACTTTACTGGTTCTACAAAAGTATTCCAGGGAATGTGGAAAATGATTGGTGACAACATCCACAACTACAGAACATATCCAAGAATCGTTGGAGAAACAGGGGGTAAAGACTTTGTAATTGCTCATCCGTCTGCTAACGTAGAAGCTGTAGCAACTGCTTTGGTAAGAGGTGCTTTCGAATACCAAGGACAGAAATGTTCTGCTGCATCCAGAGCTTATGTTCCTAAGTCTCTTTGGGCTGATGTGAAAAAAGTAATGGAGGCTCAAATGAGCACGATCAAAGTAGGTACTCCTGAAGATACATCTAACTTCGTAAATGCTGTAATCGACAAAAACTCCTTCGAAAAATGTAAGGGCTATATCGACAGAGCAAATGCATCTGGTGAAGCTACCGTAGCCATTGGTGGAAAAGTGGATGATTCTAAAGGATGGTTCGTACACCCTACAGTAATCGAAACGACAAATCCTCAATACGAAAGTATGGTAGAAGAAATCTTCGGGCCAATCTTATCTGTATTTGTATATGAAGATCAGGACTGGAAAGAGACTCTTACATTAGTTGATTCTTCTTCTCCTTATTCATTAACAGGTTCTGTATTCTCTCAAGACCGTTATGCGATCAATGAGGCTTACAAAGCGTTAGAAAATGCATCCGGAAACTTCTACATCAATGATAAACCAACAGGTGCTGTAGTAGGACAACAGCCTTTTGGTGGTGGTAGAGCTTCAGGTACAAATGACAAGGCAGGTTCTAAAATGAACCTTCTAAGATGGACATCTGTAAGAAGCGTAAAAGAAACGTTTGTTTCTCCAAAAGACTACAAATATCCATACCTAGGATAA
- a CDS encoding cytochrome C551, with amino-acid sequence MKKLLLTAIGVGLFAVSCGTKESSMSTGSSDSTAVGNTQKVSPSTTDTMTTKAVNPDSIKMKKDSMVTTPAK; translated from the coding sequence ATGAAAAAGTTATTGCTAACAGCTATCGGCGTAGGATTATTTGCAGTGAGCTGTGGAACCAAGGAGTCTTCAATGTCAACAGGTAGTAGTGATTCAACTGCAGTAGGCAATACTCAAAAAGTATCACCTTCTACAACAGATACCATGACTACAAAAGCGGTAAATCCTGACAGCATCAAGATGAAAAAGGACTCAATGGTAACAACACCTGCCAAGTAG
- a CDS encoding tetratricopeptide repeat protein, with amino-acid sequence MSNNLLKVLFLLITAIPIFAQKKNSFDQACEKTSSITAYKDVAKAIKNADSLYKSAQNPEEKVKSLMLSSELYHHAGEIKKAICYSENAHSLINQMNNAEWMARVSRLLAKQYRQVGLYERAKKYTFKGLEASRQIADFQNSNEAEGLLNQEMAFYAMEVGNYINAIEYIELSLGNFEKIDSENENRTLATSYQLLGDIYFKLNDYQVSENYYKKAQELLKEGSCTLGLVYNGLGGIRLKQKNWKDAEVYLKKAEKIADTSRSLKLKKAVYSNINDYYEGTGDNFKASLYAVKYVRAYDSLAARNQTFIGKNKEILTGKTNKGSGKMNIAKNAAIIILFVSLIGLILFFRTKQKKQRSKLRNIIRTHVNMISRNRSTLVMQSEDSEFSNISVEEIDEKDSETDRKRNDSLMTSETETKLLELLEKFEKGNLYNNKGMSLSFLAGELNTNTKYLSYVINQHKNADFKTYINRLRINYIVDKLINDEKYRQYKISILADECGFSSHSKFAAVFKAVTDFSPSAYIKHLDSESQLDKGVHFREND; translated from the coding sequence ATGTCTAATAACCTATTAAAAGTTTTGTTTTTGCTGATCACAGCAATCCCCATATTTGCCCAAAAAAAGAACAGCTTCGACCAAGCTTGTGAAAAAACCTCCTCCATCACTGCCTATAAAGATGTAGCCAAAGCGATCAAGAACGCAGATTCTCTCTATAAGTCGGCACAAAATCCCGAAGAGAAAGTGAAGAGCCTTATGTTGTCTTCTGAACTGTATCACCATGCAGGGGAGATTAAGAAAGCTATTTGCTACAGTGAAAATGCCCATTCACTTATCAATCAGATGAATAATGCTGAATGGATGGCGCGTGTTAGCAGGTTATTGGCGAAACAATATAGACAGGTAGGGTTATACGAAAGGGCAAAAAAATATACCTTTAAAGGACTTGAAGCGTCAAGGCAAATTGCTGATTTTCAAAACAGTAATGAAGCAGAGGGACTGCTAAATCAGGAAATGGCTTTCTATGCAATGGAGGTCGGGAACTATATAAACGCTATAGAATACATTGAACTTTCCTTAGGAAATTTTGAGAAAATAGACAGCGAGAACGAGAACAGAACCTTGGCCACTTCATATCAGTTGCTTGGAGATATCTATTTTAAACTTAACGATTATCAGGTTTCTGAAAATTATTATAAAAAGGCTCAAGAATTACTTAAAGAAGGAAGTTGTACCCTGGGATTAGTCTATAACGGACTGGGAGGGATCCGTCTGAAGCAGAAAAACTGGAAGGATGCTGAAGTTTATCTGAAAAAAGCAGAAAAAATAGCAGACACCTCCAGAAGTCTAAAACTTAAAAAAGCTGTGTATTCTAATATTAACGACTACTACGAGGGGACCGGAGATAATTTTAAAGCTTCTTTGTATGCTGTAAAATATGTAAGGGCATATGATAGCCTTGCAGCCAGAAACCAGACTTTCATCGGGAAAAATAAAGAGATCTTAACAGGTAAAACCAATAAGGGAAGCGGTAAAATGAATATAGCCAAGAATGCTGCTATTATCATATTGTTTGTTTCACTGATCGGGTTGATTTTATTTTTTAGAACAAAACAGAAAAAACAGCGTTCAAAATTAAGAAATATCATAAGAACCCATGTCAATATGATTAGTAGGAACCGGAGTACATTGGTAATGCAGTCCGAGGATTCTGAATTTTCAAATATATCTGTAGAGGAAATTGATGAGAAAGACAGTGAAACAGACCGAAAAAGAAATGATTCCCTAATGACTTCTGAAACTGAAACCAAACTGCTTGAACTTCTTGAAAAGTTTGAAAAGGGAAACCTTTACAATAATAAGGGGATGTCTCTTTCCTTTCTTGCGGGTGAGCTTAATACCAATACAAAATATCTGTCCTATGTAATCAACCAGCACAAAAATGCTGACTTCAAAACCTACATCAATAGATTAAGAATCAATTATATTGTAGATAAGCTAATCAATGACGAAAAATACAGACAATATAAAATAAGTATCCTTGCTGACGAATGTGGCTTTTCTTCACATAGTAAATTTGCTGCTGTATTCAAGGCCGTTACAGATTTTTCTCCATCAGCCTATATTAAACATCTTGATTCTGAAAGTCAGCTAGATAAAGGTGTTCATTTTCGTGAAAACGATTAA
- a CDS encoding thioredoxin family protein produces the protein MKKLAILSSLFIAAIAWAQGIKFEEGNFASILAKAKKENKLVFIDAYASWCGPCKLMVKNIFPLKTVGDYYNTHFINVKIDMEKGEGIEIAKKYNVKAFPTYLFIDGNGESVHRTLGYVEENEFIQFAKDAEDPNKRLASLKVQFEKGEKNPEFLKNLAGLTMYNDADFAGKVMNRYFEQKKDLDQEDIQMLLAGTQSTESPLYKIFQQKKTDILKFFPEDKYAKFDKNVKLNTVAKKAYNSDTKTWNDGYFMTETQTFLGKEEAEKILKRMKANRALKNKDISTYEKLILEIYQDYSAASSEELNSLAWNFFENVNSKTSLEKAVAWAQESVKKDQNFANTDTLANLYNKIGDKKNAKMWAEKSIELAKTSGQDSSDTEKLLKSL, from the coding sequence ATGAAAAAATTAGCAATACTTTCTTCTCTATTTATAGCCGCAATTGCATGGGCACAGGGAATCAAATTTGAGGAGGGCAACTTTGCCTCTATTCTGGCCAAGGCTAAAAAAGAAAACAAATTGGTCTTTATAGATGCTTATGCTTCATGGTGTGGACCTTGTAAGCTTATGGTGAAAAACATCTTCCCTCTTAAAACCGTTGGTGATTATTACAATACTCACTTTATCAATGTTAAAATTGATATGGAAAAAGGAGAAGGGATTGAGATCGCCAAGAAATATAATGTAAAGGCATTCCCTACCTATTTATTCATTGATGGTAATGGTGAGTCTGTACACAGAACACTGGGATATGTTGAAGAAAATGAATTCATCCAGTTTGCCAAAGATGCTGAGGATCCCAATAAAAGACTTGCTTCTTTAAAAGTGCAGTTTGAAAAGGGAGAAAAGAATCCTGAATTCCTTAAAAATCTTGCCGGACTTACCATGTACAACGATGCTGATTTTGCAGGTAAGGTTATGAACCGTTATTTTGAACAGAAAAAAGACCTTGATCAGGAAGATATTCAAATGCTTCTTGCAGGAACTCAAAGTACGGAAAGCCCTTTGTATAAAATATTTCAACAGAAAAAGACTGATATTTTAAAGTTCTTTCCGGAAGATAAATATGCAAAGTTTGATAAAAATGTAAAACTGAATACAGTTGCCAAAAAAGCATATAATTCAGATACAAAAACCTGGAATGATGGTTATTTCATGACGGAAACCCAAACGTTTCTGGGGAAAGAGGAAGCTGAAAAAATTCTGAAAAGAATGAAAGCAAACAGAGCCTTAAAAAACAAGGATATTTCTACTTATGAAAAATTGATTCTGGAAATCTATCAGGATTATTCTGCAGCAAGCTCTGAAGAACTGAACTCTCTTGCTTGGAATTTCTTTGAAAACGTAAACAGTAAAACTTCCCTGGAAAAAGCAGTAGCCTGGGCTCAGGAATCTGTAAAGAAAGATCAGAATTTTGCCAATACGGATACCTTAGCTAATCTTTACAATAAGATTGGTGACAAGAAAAATGCAAAAATGTGGGCTGAAAAATCCATTGAACTGGCAAAAACTTCAGGACAGGATTCTTCTGATACAGAAAAATTGCTAAAAAGCCTTTAA
- a CDS encoding IS1182 family transposase — MKVRFKSLPSNTPSLFPEDIFDKIGSDHPVRLINKLVDSLNIDHIMSEYKGGGTTSFHPRMMIKVLFYAYFNNIYSCRKIEKALGENIHFMWLSGNSKPDYRTINYFRSKRLKNHIHRLFADVTVVLQHLGYVSLTVQYIDGTKIESSANRYSFVWKKSVEKNKLKLEAQIHSVLEEIESQIKEERYESHEKVLPKSIDSRELQDKIAELNHDVAQDNKTGKKLIKKLQHQDLPRLQKYEDQLKILSGRNSYSKTDPDACFMRLKDDHMKNGQLKPAYNAQISTENQFITHYSIHQTPGDTTTLKDHLNGFENQYHKQSKEVVADAGYGSEENYEMMAEKAIEGYVKYNNFHKEQKRSEKNNAFAVQNLYHNKENNFYVCPFGQQMNFIGKGKRISSNGYESQVHYYQAFSCQGCPLRESCHQSQDNRLIEVNYNLNHHRMKARQRLISEKGHYHRSKRPIEVEAVFGQLKSNNKFSRFTLKGLEKVNIEFGLMALAHNFRKLAKNRKLTRKNWLRTLKGKKTRHSFTEYIENQKYKFAA, encoded by the coding sequence ATGAAAGTACGTTTTAAATCTTTACCCTCCAATACTCCCAGCTTATTTCCTGAAGATATTTTTGATAAGATCGGTTCTGATCATCCTGTACGTCTTATCAATAAATTAGTGGATAGCTTAAATATCGATCATATAATGAGTGAATATAAAGGCGGTGGAACGACAAGCTTTCACCCCCGTATGATGATCAAAGTTTTATTCTATGCCTATTTCAACAATATTTATTCATGCCGTAAAATAGAAAAGGCACTTGGAGAAAATATTCATTTCATGTGGCTTTCCGGCAACAGTAAGCCTGATTACAGAACCATCAATTACTTTAGGAGCAAACGGCTTAAAAACCATATTCATCGTCTTTTTGCAGATGTTACCGTTGTTTTGCAGCATTTGGGTTACGTAAGTTTAACTGTTCAATATATAGATGGGACAAAAATAGAATCATCGGCCAACCGATACAGCTTTGTATGGAAAAAATCTGTAGAAAAGAATAAATTAAAACTGGAAGCCCAAATTCATTCCGTACTTGAAGAAATTGAATCTCAAATCAAAGAAGAACGTTATGAATCCCATGAAAAGGTCCTTCCAAAATCTATTGACAGCAGAGAGCTTCAGGATAAAATAGCAGAGCTTAATCACGATGTGGCACAGGACAATAAAACCGGTAAGAAGCTTATCAAAAAGCTTCAGCATCAGGACCTGCCCAGATTACAGAAGTATGAAGATCAGTTAAAAATACTCTCAGGCCGCAATAGTTATAGTAAGACAGATCCCGATGCCTGCTTCATGCGGCTCAAAGACGACCATATGAAAAATGGACAGCTTAAGCCAGCCTATAATGCACAGATCAGTACTGAAAACCAGTTTATCACACATTACAGCATTCATCAGACTCCTGGAGATACCACTACATTGAAGGATCATCTTAACGGTTTTGAAAATCAGTACCACAAACAAAGTAAAGAGGTAGTAGCAGATGCCGGATATGGAAGTGAAGAGAATTACGAAATGATGGCAGAAAAAGCTATAGAGGGGTATGTAAAATATAATAATTTTCATAAAGAACAGAAACGCAGTGAGAAGAACAATGCGTTTGCTGTACAGAACTTGTATCATAATAAAGAAAATAACTTCTATGTATGTCCCTTTGGACAGCAAATGAACTTTATCGGTAAAGGCAAAAGAATCAGCAGTAACGGATATGAATCTCAGGTACATTATTATCAGGCTTTCAGCTGTCAGGGTTGTCCTCTTAGAGAAAGCTGCCATCAAAGCCAGGATAATCGGTTAATCGAAGTGAATTATAATCTGAACCATCACAGAATGAAAGCCAGGCAAAGGCTGATATCTGAAAAAGGACATTACCACAGAAGTAAACGGCCTATAGAAGTAGAAGCTGTATTCGGACAACTAAAAAGCAATAATAAATTTTCAAGATTTACTCTAAAAGGACTTGAAAAAGTAAATATTGAATTTGGATTAATGGCATTGGCGCATAATTTTAGAAAATTAGCGAAAAACAGAAAACTTACCCGTAAAAATTGGCTACGTACGCTTAAAGGTAAAAAAACTAGACATTCTTTCACTGAGTATATAGAAAACCAAAAGTATAAATTTGCCGCATAA
- a CDS encoding 3-oxoacyl-ACP synthase III family protein, translating into MIKSTIKGVGFYVPDNVVTNDDLAKLMTTNDEWITERTGIKERRHRKNRNDSQETAAYLGFKASEKALEKAGLTAKDIDYIIFATLSPDYYFPGCGVLLQDMLGCDTIGALDVRNQCSGFVYSMSVANAFIKSGIYKSILVVGAEVHSFGLDFSDEGRGVSVIFGDGAGAVILSAAEDENAGDILALNMHSEGKYADELCTQFPGSKFGWSDRMRKEPENVTNKEVYPIMNGNFVFKHAVTRFPETMMEALNKAGKTIEDLDMFIPHQANLRIAQFVQQKFGLPDDKVFNNIQKYGNTTAASIPIALSEAIEQGKIKRGDLVLLSAFGSGFTWGSVLFEY; encoded by the coding sequence ATGATTAAAAGTACAATAAAAGGAGTTGGATTTTATGTTCCAGATAATGTTGTTACAAATGATGATTTAGCAAAATTAATGACCACCAATGATGAATGGATAACGGAAAGGACAGGCATCAAGGAACGAAGACACAGAAAAAACAGAAATGATTCTCAGGAAACAGCTGCCTACCTGGGTTTTAAAGCTTCGGAAAAGGCCCTTGAAAAAGCAGGTCTAACAGCTAAAGATATCGACTACATTATTTTTGCAACACTTTCTCCGGATTACTACTTTCCTGGATGTGGAGTACTGCTTCAGGATATGTTGGGATGTGATACAATTGGAGCCTTGGATGTAAGAAACCAGTGTTCCGGATTTGTATATTCCATGAGTGTTGCCAATGCATTTATTAAATCAGGAATATATAAAAGCATCCTTGTGGTAGGAGCAGAAGTTCATTCTTTTGGACTGGATTTTTCTGATGAGGGAAGAGGGGTTTCTGTCATCTTTGGAGATGGGGCAGGGGCCGTTATACTCTCTGCAGCAGAAGATGAAAATGCAGGAGACATTTTAGCATTAAATATGCACTCTGAAGGGAAGTATGCTGATGAGCTTTGTACTCAGTTCCCGGGATCCAAGTTCGGTTGGAGTGACAGGATGAGAAAGGAACCTGAAAATGTAACGAATAAAGAGGTATATCCGATCATGAACGGAAACTTTGTATTCAAGCATGCGGTAACGAGATTCCCGGAAACGATGATGGAGGCTTTAAATAAGGCGGGAAAAACAATTGAAGATCTGGATATGTTTATTCCACATCAGGCGAACCTTAGAATTGCTCAGTTTGTTCAGCAGAAATTTGGTCTTCCGGATGATAAGGTCTTTAATAACATTCAGAAATACGGAAATACAACAGCTGCCTCTATTCCGATTGCATTAAGCGAAGCCATTGAGCAGGGTAAAATTAAAAGAGGTGATCTGGTACTTCTTTCTGCCTTTGGAAGCGGATTTACATGGGGTAGTGTTCTTTTTGAATACTAA
- a CDS encoding CorA family divalent cation transporter — protein MPIDTIYRSTHCEWVDVETPTAEDLKFLHERYEINNLLLEDTIDPNHLPKYEEDGNVKFFLLRESTELERKNLNTISDISTKIAIFILDKTIITIHRMKTRSISETKKKLSAMQEEATPQKIALMIAILIMKSFDDESISLLETMDNIENEIFLKNTNHTSQIRRLYKLKRKSGLNSRVLIISSDAVDKFKFLDLQDSEIVDLKDKHKDVVADFDHLNIQITNLISMFLALSDQKANQVMKVLAIYSIYFLPITFIAGVYGMNFDNMPELHHKYGYYITIGVMVTIAITTFIYVRRKQW, from the coding sequence ATGCCAATTGATACAATATACAGAAGCACCCACTGCGAATGGGTAGATGTAGAGACTCCTACTGCAGAAGACCTTAAATTTCTTCATGAACGATACGAAATCAATAATCTTCTTCTGGAAGACACCATAGATCCCAATCACCTCCCAAAATATGAAGAAGACGGAAATGTAAAGTTCTTTCTTCTCCGTGAAAGTACAGAACTGGAGAGAAAAAACCTGAATACCATAAGTGATATCAGTACAAAGATTGCCATTTTCATCCTGGATAAAACCATTATTACCATCCACAGGATGAAAACCAGAAGCATTTCTGAAACGAAGAAAAAGCTTTCAGCGATGCAGGAAGAGGCTACTCCTCAGAAAATAGCCTTAATGATTGCCATATTAATCATGAAAAGCTTTGACGATGAATCCATAAGCCTATTGGAAACAATGGACAATATCGAAAATGAAATCTTCCTGAAAAACACCAATCACACAAGCCAAATCCGAAGATTATACAAACTAAAGCGAAAATCAGGATTGAATTCAAGGGTGTTGATCATTTCTTCTGATGCAGTGGACAAATTCAAATTCTTGGATTTACAGGATTCTGAAATTGTGGATTTAAAGGATAAACATAAAGATGTAGTCGCTGATTTTGATCATTTAAATATTCAGATTACCAACCTTATTTCGATGTTTCTGGCCCTTTCCGATCAGAAAGCCAATCAGGTGATGAAAGTACTGGCCATCTACTCGATCTACTTTTTACCAATTACTTTTATTGCTGGAGTCTACGGGATGAACTTTGACAATATGCCTGAACTCCATCATAAATACGGATATTACATAACGATAGGGGTAATGGTAACAATTGCTATTACTACCTTTATTTATGTAAGACGTAAGCAATGGTAA
- a CDS encoding patatin-like phospholipase family protein, giving the protein MKTEDLNIILEEASLSQASKQKLLALHDNISAKEFSDLLDQHGNQYIEFVQEGGGVWGSALVGYLYGLEIFGIRFLKVAGTSAGAINTMLIAACKTKEEAKSGLIKDILFSWNFADFMDGKTYVKTTLHAMLNNKDFFKINAVIAAAIFIILVSIPFATSSETILNAKLMFLIPLIPAIILFFCIKKLYNSFRKENSGLNPGNVFLNTMKNALEDFGIKTVANLNEKFTQKERDLNLNYRYGNNEEYYTIALTSIEKIKAKNLEHIDQTRYKIFYDSAVSNDYYKNNPFYLLQSEYVVITTDINAKIKVELPTMANLYWSEEELKHTSPAEFVRASMSVPFFFEPFQKRINKEESSVKYAWKFWMNTKQEDINPVGVFIDGGSISNFPIDLFHADEVFYPRMPLFGVQLTNDSDILSEKGKTSEEILKTPFSYAGNIISTLKGFNDKMFLTKHSFYRLYSIQTVNCGTSSWLNFFMKKEEKEELFNRGFQAALDFLNQFDWEKYKYERLMLSMKEKKILKEADTPTVG; this is encoded by the coding sequence ATGAAAACTGAAGATCTGAATATCATTCTTGAGGAGGCTTCTCTTTCACAGGCATCCAAGCAGAAGCTTCTTGCCTTACATGATAATATTTCAGCTAAGGAATTTTCTGATCTTTTGGATCAGCATGGAAATCAATATATTGAATTTGTACAGGAAGGAGGTGGTGTTTGGGGAAGTGCACTGGTAGGATATCTTTATGGTCTTGAAATTTTTGGGATCCGCTTTCTGAAGGTTGCAGGAACAAGTGCAGGAGCCATCAACACAATGCTTATTGCAGCCTGTAAAACCAAGGAGGAAGCCAAAAGCGGACTCATTAAGGATATTCTTTTCAGTTGGAATTTTGCAGATTTCATGGATGGAAAAACGTATGTAAAAACAACGTTGCATGCGATGCTCAACAATAAGGATTTCTTTAAAATCAATGCTGTTATTGCTGCAGCTATCTTCATTATTTTGGTCAGCATTCCTTTTGCAACCTCATCTGAAACCATACTGAATGCCAAACTGATGTTTTTGATTCCCCTTATTCCGGCAATCATTCTGTTTTTCTGCATTAAAAAACTATACAACAGCTTCAGAAAGGAAAATAGTGGACTTAACCCAGGGAATGTATTTCTGAATACGATGAAGAATGCATTGGAGGATTTTGGAATTAAAACTGTAGCCAATCTCAATGAAAAATTCACCCAAAAGGAAAGGGACCTTAACCTCAACTACCGATATGGGAACAATGAGGAATATTATACGATTGCCCTAACAAGCATTGAAAAAATTAAAGCTAAAAACCTGGAACATATTGACCAGACAAGATATAAAATATTCTATGACAGTGCTGTGAGCAATGATTACTATAAAAACAATCCGTTTTACCTGCTTCAGTCTGAATATGTTGTGATTACCACTGACATCAATGCCAAAATAAAGGTAGAACTTCCCACCATGGCCAATTTATACTGGTCTGAGGAGGAATTGAAGCATACCAGTCCTGCAGAGTTTGTAAGGGCCTCCATGTCTGTTCCGTTTTTCTTTGAACCTTTTCAGAAAAGGATCAACAAAGAGGAAAGCTCTGTAAAATACGCCTGGAAATTCTGGATGAATACCAAGCAGGAAGATATTAACCCTGTGGGTGTCTTCATTGATGGAGGCAGTATTTCCAACTTCCCCATCGATTTGTTTCATGCTGACGAAGTTTTTTATCCGAGGATGCCTCTTTTCGGGGTTCAACTGACCAATGATTCTGATATTCTTTCTGAAAAGGGAAAGACCAGTGAGGAAATTCTTAAAACTCCTTTCAGCTATGCAGGAAATATCATCAGTACATTAAAAGGCTTTAATGACAAAATGTTTCTTACCAAACATAGTTTTTATCGTTTATACAGTATACAGACCGTTAATTGCGGAACCAGCAGCTGGCTCAATTTCTTCATGAAAAAAGAAGAAAAAGAGGAACTCTTCAACAGGGGTTTTCAGGCTGCCCTCGACTTCCTGAATCAATTTGACTGGGAAAAGTATAAATATGAACGGCTGATGCTCTCCATGAAAGAGAAAAAAATACTGAAAGAGGCAGATACGCCAACAGTGGGATAA